Proteins encoded in a region of the Flavobacteriaceae bacterium HL-DH10 genome:
- a CDS encoding sulfotransferase → MNKKIIFSNSFSPRTGHNFASEVLKIFTDHEVLAHHRSETRLSTFLDAYYSIYNNIIYYESDKAFFDKIILNDIRKNIINESKKEYVMIKDTSFKGVKYLSEVFPDDIHIILLRRPQDVFGSLFKGMNLKKKGVKNFIKRITTPLGLYPYFYCRKVTQKVLSDMPKITKKHFVLRYEDLVLKNDKVLNELKVKFNTKKTLLQIKKEIDVIEVINTSFIEETGAKRIWESLPKTEAFNPVNRKKHPFLVQKGIDLGSRKLARYLNY, encoded by the coding sequence ATGAATAAAAAAATAATTTTCTCAAATTCCTTTTCCCCTAGAACAGGACATAATTTTGCTTCAGAGGTTCTAAAAATATTTACAGATCACGAGGTATTGGCCCATCATCGAAGTGAGACAAGATTATCTACATTTTTAGACGCTTATTATTCGATTTACAATAACATTATTTATTATGAATCAGATAAAGCCTTTTTTGATAAAATTATTTTAAATGACATTAGGAAAAACATTATAAACGAATCTAAAAAAGAGTATGTTATGATAAAGGATACTTCTTTTAAAGGTGTGAAATATTTAAGTGAAGTTTTTCCCGATGATATTCATATCATATTACTTAGGCGTCCACAAGACGTTTTTGGTTCTTTGTTTAAAGGTATGAATTTAAAAAAAAAGGGAGTTAAAAATTTTATCAAGCGTATAACAACCCCTTTAGGGTTGTATCCCTATTTTTATTGTAGAAAGGTAACCCAAAAAGTGTTAAGTGATATGCCTAAAATAACCAAAAAACATTTTGTGTTACGTTATGAAGATTTAGTGCTGAAAAATGATAAAGTATTAAATGAGTTAAAAGTTAAGTTCAATACAAAAAAAACTTTATTACAAATAAAGAAAGAAATTGATGTGATAGAAGTTATAAATACTTCATTTATAGAAGAAACAGGTGCCAAACGGATATGGGAGTCTTTACCTAAAACAGAAGCATTTAACCCAGTAAATAGAAAAAAGCATCCTTTTTTAGTTCAAAAAGGAATTGATTTAGGGAGTAGGAAATTGGCTAGATATTTAAATTACTAG
- a CDS encoding glycosyltransferase family 4 protein, which produces MGINQKHIAIICNYELLKDRVGGMDYFFWAFNKACTDKGIKVDWFFPNIGTHGDYHTFEIFPSNGVTLEQGFIRHIKKQPVQYSYIVTHFVELCTSFFATVKKHQQARIIAVDHNPRPLLGYPFKKRLKKRIKGILYSKYIDLFIGVSNYTSQAILNDFGNFLKPKTQTIYNGVLIDDIIPKTAARRRVNPKFLVVSHLRESKGIQDLIKAVHLLPDNLKVHLKVDVYGDGPYEKELLKLVENYKLEINFNFKGSQSNLKALCQHYDYLIQPTHMECFSLSILESLAANIPVITTPVGGNLEVIKEGKNGFVFKTKNIKELAVLLEDVINGNKYIEGPTRNLIKTQFSLDDMVDNYLRLLD; this is translated from the coding sequence ATGGGCATAAACCAAAAACATATCGCCATTATTTGTAACTACGAACTTCTTAAAGATAGGGTAGGCGGTATGGATTATTTTTTCTGGGCATTCAATAAAGCTTGTACGGATAAAGGGATAAAAGTTGATTGGTTTTTTCCAAACATAGGAACACATGGCGATTACCATACATTCGAAATTTTCCCTTCTAACGGTGTTACTTTAGAACAAGGTTTTATAAGACATATTAAAAAGCAGCCAGTTCAGTATTCATATATTGTCACCCATTTCGTGGAATTATGCACGTCATTTTTTGCAACTGTTAAAAAGCATCAGCAAGCTAGAATAATTGCTGTAGACCACAACCCAAGACCTTTATTGGGTTATCCGTTTAAAAAGCGATTGAAGAAACGAATAAAGGGGATATTGTATTCTAAATATATCGATTTATTTATTGGTGTTTCAAATTATACAAGTCAGGCCATTTTAAACGATTTTGGCAACTTTTTAAAACCAAAAACCCAAACCATTTATAATGGTGTTTTGATAGATGATATCATTCCTAAAACGGCAGCAAGACGTCGTGTAAATCCCAAGTTTTTAGTAGTGTCTCATTTGCGGGAATCTAAAGGCATTCAAGATTTAATTAAAGCAGTGCATTTACTGCCAGATAATTTAAAAGTTCATTTAAAGGTTGATGTTTATGGTGATGGCCCTTATGAAAAAGAGTTGTTAAAGTTAGTTGAAAACTATAAATTAGAAATCAATTTTAATTTTAAAGGCAGTCAATCTAATTTAAAAGCCTTATGTCAGCATTACGATTATTTAATTCAACCGACTCACATGGAGTGTTTTAGCTTGTCTATTTTAGAAAGTTTAGCTGCAAATATTCCAGTAATTACAACGCCTGTTGGAGGAAACTTAGAGGTGATTAAAGAAGGTAAAAATGGGTTTGTTTTTAAGACAAAAAATATTAAAGAGTTAGCGGTTTTATTAGAGGATGTAATTAATGGGAATAAGTACATTGAAGGACCTACAAGGAATTTAATAAAAACTCAGTTTTCATTAGATGATATGGTTGATAATTATCTTAGACTTTTAGACTAG